In Euphorbia lathyris chromosome 9, ddEupLath1.1, whole genome shotgun sequence, the following are encoded in one genomic region:
- the LOC136207185 gene encoding receptor-like protein kinase FERONIA: MDKSFLLLLLCFASAIVLVFPQNYDPTDKILLDCGATSDSPDNDGQKWTADKSSKFLLSSESSSSISIATTQDPAVPQVPFMSARLFRSAFTYSFPLAAGRKFVRLYFYPASYGGFNASDAIFSVTAASLTLLNNFSVAQTTQALNFAYIVKEYSINVDGGSLNLTFTPSSNYSKAFAFVNGIEIVSMPDIYGSTDGALMMVGFNTPVYIDNNTALENVYRLNVGGNDISPSKDTGMLRSWSDDQPYIYGAALGVPETAGPNITIKSPVPPYIAPLDVYSTARSMGPNVNINLNYNLTWIFSVDSGFNYLVRLHFCEVAVNITKINQRVFSIFLNNQTATDQADVVAWADGHNGVPVHKDFVVLVPGGSPQQDLWLALHPNTDSVLKSQFYDAILNGVEIFKLSSSPENNLAGPNPIPAPKQEVIDPSLARPSSHGHSKNQKAVIGGGISGAIVVALVIGFCILAASKRRRQGKESSTSDGPSGWLPLSLYGNSHSAGSAKTNTTGSYASSLPSNLCRHFSFAEIKAATNNFEEALLLGVGGFGKVYKGEIDGGTTKVAIKRGNPLSEQGVHEFQTEIEMLSKLRHRHLVSLIGYCEENCEMILVYDYMAHGTLREHLYKTQNPSLPWKQRLEICIGAARGLHYLHTGAKHTIIHRDVKTTNILLDEKWVAKVSDFGLSKTGPTLDHTHVSTVVKGSFGYLDPEYFRRQQLTEKSDVYSFGVVLFEIICARPALNPTLAKEQVSLAEWAAHCHKKGILDQIVDPYLKGKITPECFKKFAETAMKCVSDQGIERPSMGDVLWNLEFALQLQESAEESGKGIGGIEEDEEDMAFKSSKGKKDPDASPGFDGNITDSRSTGMSMSIGGRSLASEDSDGLTPSAVFSQIMNPKGR, translated from the coding sequence ATGGACAAGTCTTTTCTTCTCCTCTTACTCTGCTTTGCATCTGCAATTGTTCTAGTTTTCCCCCAAAATTATGATCCTACTGATAAAATCCTCTTAGACTGCGGTGCAACTTCCGATAGTCCTGATAACGACGGTCAGAAATGGACCGCCGATAAAAGTTCTAAGTTCTTATTATCATCGGAGAGCTCATCGTCTATATCCATAGCTACAACCCAAGATCCTGCAGTTCCTCAAGTACCATTTATGTCTGCTCGTCTTTTTCGCTCAGCTTTTACCTACAGTTTCCCCTTGGCTGCTGGTCGGAAATTCGTCCGCTTGTATTTCTATCCTGCTTCCTACGGCGGATTTAATGCATCGGATGCTATATTTTCCGTCACGGCTGCCTCTCTTACCCTTCTTAACAACTTCAGTGTTGCTCAAACTACACAAGCTTTGAATTTTGCTTATATTGTGAAGGAGTACTCAATTAATGTAGATGGTGGAAGTTTGAATTTAACTTTCACCCCATCTTCAAATTATTCTAAGGCTTTTGCATTTGTGAATGGGATTGAGATTGTGTCTATGCCTGATATTTATGGAAGTACTGATGGGGCTTTGATGATGGTAGGGTTTAATACTCCCGTTTATATTGATAACAATACTGCACTTGAGAATGTTTATCGGTTGAATGTGGGTGGGAATGATATTTCTCCATCCAAGGATACTGGCATGCTTAGGTCTTGGTCTGATGATCAACCATACATTTATGGAGCAGCCCTTGGTGTTCCAGAGACTGCAGGTCCAAACATCACGATTAAAAGCCCTGTTCCTCCTTATATTGCACCTCTTGATGTCTATTCTACAGCTAGATCAATGGGGCCGAACGTTAACATCAATTTGAACTACAACTTGACTTGGATTTTCAGTGTTGATTCTGGTTTCAATTATTTGGTTAGGCTCCATTTCTGTGAAGTTGCTGTAAACATAACCAAGATTAATCAGAGGGTATTCAGTATCTTCCTCAATAATCAAACTGCTACTGATCAGGCTGATGTGGTTGCGTGGGCAGACGGGCACAATGGAGTTCCTGTACATAAGGATTTTGTGGTGCTTGTTCCTGGTGGGAGTCCTCAGCAGGATTTATGGCTGGCTCTTCATCCGAATACTGATTCAGTTTTGAAGTCCCAGTTTTATGACGCGATCTTAAATGGGGTGGAGATATTCAAACTTAGCAGCAGTCCTGAAAACAATCTTGCTGGCCCCAATCCAATTCCTGCTCCTAAGCAGGAGGTAATTGATCCTTCATTGGCCAGACCATCCAGCCATGGACATTCGAAGAATCAGAAAGCAGTTATAGGTGGAGGTATAAGTGGAGCAATTGTTGTAGCCCTTGTCATTGGTTTCTGTATTCTTGCTGCATCTAAACGCCGTAGACAAGGGAAGGAGTCGAGTACAAGTGATGGACCATCCGGGTGGCTTCCTCTATCTCTGTATGGTAATTCGCACTCTGCCGGCTCGGCCAAGACAAACACAACAGGAAGTTATGCTTCATCCCTGCCTTCTAACCTTTGTCGCCACTTCTCATTTGCTGAGATAAAAGCTGCAACCAACAACTTCGAAGAGGCTCTGCTCCTTGGCGTGGGAGGTTTTGGCAAAGTGTACAAGGGAGAAATTGATGGTGGAACGACTAAAGTTGCTATCAAGCGTGGCAATCCCCTTTCCGAGCAGGGTGTGCATGAATTCCAGACTGAGATAGAAATGCTTTCAAAACTACGACACCGGCACCTTGTTTCATTGATCGGGTACTGCGAAGAGAACTGTGAGATGATCCTTGTTTATGATTACATGGCTCATGGAACACTGCGGGAGCATCTGTACAAGACCCAAAACCCTTCTCTCCCTTGGAAGCAAAGGCTTGAGATATGCATAGGTGCTGCCCGTGGTTTACACTATCTCCACACGGGTGCTAAACATACTATCATCCACCGAGATGTTAAGACAACTAACATTCTCCTTGACGAGAAGTGGGTTGCAAAGGTGTCTGATTTTGGGTTGTCAAAAACAGGTCCTACCTTGGATCATACTCATGTGAGTACAGTTGTGAAGGGAAGTTTCGGCTACTTGGATCCAGAATACTTCAGGCGGCAGCAACTAACTGAAAAGTCGGATGTTTACTCTTTCGGAGTTGTGTTGTTTGAGATAATCTGTGCTCGACCAGCCTTGAACCCTACGCTGGCAAAGGAACAAGTGAGCTTGGCAGAATGGGCAGCTCATTGCCATAAGAAAGGCATTCTTGATCAGATAGTGGACCCGTACCTGAAGGGTAAGATCACACCAGAATGCTTCAAGAAGTTTGCTGAGACAGCAATGAAGTGCGTCTCTGATCAAGGTATCGAGAGGCCATCGATGGGTGATGTGCTGTGGAACCTAGAGTTTGCTTTGCAGCTGCAAGAGAGTGCGGAGGAGAGTGGAAAAGGTATAGGTGGGATagaggaggatgaggaggaTATGGCATTCAAGTCTTCTAAAGGGAAAAAAGACCCTGATGCTTCCCCTGGTTTTGATGGCAATATAACAGATTCGAGGAGCACGGGGATGAGCATGAGCATAGGTGGGAGGAGCCTTGCGAGTGAAGATTCAGATGGATTGACACCAAGTGCTGTATTCTCGCAGATCATGAACCCGAAAGGGCGTTGA